One part of the Rutidosis leptorrhynchoides isolate AG116_Rl617_1_P2 chromosome 1, CSIRO_AGI_Rlap_v1, whole genome shotgun sequence genome encodes these proteins:
- the LOC139870782 gene encoding dof zinc finger protein DOF1.4-like, which produces MASQLLVMEKPIPLQQPQEQQHQQPSHDALKCPRCDSSNTKFCYYNNYSLSQPRHFCKACKRYWTRGGTLRNVPVGGGCRKNKRVKRPITTNVNVTPNQSSTLLNNHTKPNPNLDNQIPSSATTNSNSNHHLNPLFYGLLPQNPNFPRFDTRVSGVDGSLVSGYDLIQSHMNASGLGASTGGTVMANHDYNSNISFSNYMNSSMYGGGSTSSSTSAPTMASLLASSINQQQKFIGFSTYDGGLIVKDHNMEDLQNRMEWSNNNFHGQNKNNDQIQSADPNSILWDNEGGGWLDPTNNINSSVSSLI; this is translated from the coding sequence ATGGCTTCTCAACTTCTTGTTATGGAGAAACCAATTCCACTTCAACAACCAcaagaacaacaacatcaacaaccgTCACATGACGCATTAAAGTGCCCGCGATGTGATTCATCAAACACTAAGTTTTGTTACTACAATAATTACAGTTTGTCGCAGCCTAGACATTTCTGTAAAGCTTGTAAAAGGTATTGGACTAGAGGTGGCACTTTGAGGAATGTCCCTGTGGGTGGTGGTTGTAGGAAGAACAAAAGAGTCAAAAGACCAATTACAACTAATGTTAATGTTACACCCAATCAATCATCAACATTACTTAATAATCACACAAAACCTAACCCTAATCTTGATAATCAAATCCCATCTTCAGCTACTACAAATAGTAACAGTAATCATCATCTTAACCCTTTGTTTTATGGGCTATTACCACAAAACCCTAATTTTCCAAGATTTGATACTAGGGTTTCTGGCGTAGATGGAAGCCTTGTTTCCGGTTATGATCTTATTCAATCTCATATGAACGCATCCGGTTTAGGAGCTTCAACCGGGGGCACAGTTATGGCGAATCATGATTATAATTCCAATATAAGTTTTTCGAACTACATGAATTCTTCCATGTATGGAGGTGGTTCGACTTCTAGCTCAACTAGTGCTCCTACTATGGCTTCTCTCTTAGCTTCAAGCATAAATCAACAACAAAAATTTATTGGGTTTTCAACGTACGATGGTGGTTTGATTGTTAAAGATCACAATATGGAAGATTTACAAAACAGAATGGAATGGAGCAATAACAATTTTCATGgacaaaataaaaataatgatcaaATACAATCAGCT